From the genome of Sporomusa sphaeroides DSM 2875:
GTGCGGGGTGTAAAAGATGCGGTATATGCAAATGATAAATGGAGACTTGACTCAGATAGGGTTTTAACCCCATCTGAAAGCTATGCTTTCTGTTGGGACAAAAAACCGAAGCCATCGGCTTCGGTTAATTTTTTAATCATTTTGATTAGCATTAATGCTTTGGCTTGCGAAGCTGTGTACCATCTATAATATCGATTACTGTAAAGAATAAGAAGAAGCCACAGATAACCTTTACCACGAACTTCAGACTGCCTAACACCGCAGCAAAAATGTACCATTCCCTCACTAACGGAGTAATGAGGAGCAAAATTATTAAGATCAATGATGATAAGAGAAATAATTGAGTAGCAGGATAATTTTTAAGCATGTGCTTCATCCTCCCTTTCTTATTCTTTCTCCTATTTTCATTATATTCTGTATTTTCTTTTTTGTCCATTCTGTTTATCTATTAATTTCATGAGATAACGAAAGTGGTTTAGCTGACGATTCAGAAGGAAAATAGTACCGCGAGCGGCAATGCAGCCCCTGGGGCTGCAGCAGGGCTTTTACATCGGTCAGCGTTCCTGGCAGGTGGCAGTTTTATATTTGCAGCATAGTATATACGGGGAAATAACGGCAAACTAAAAAAACAAACATCTTGTAAATAATAACAAGATGTTTGTATATGCATCAGCATATTCATTTGTGACCTTCTGTTAATAGAAGGCTTTAGTGATGCTCTGGTGTTGCCTTATCAAGCTTCGGGATGCCTGATATTACTGGATCTAACTGGTCGGGGCGACAGGATTCGAACCTGCGGCCTCTTAGTCCCGAACCAAGCGCGCTACCAAACTGCGCCACGCCCCGGCTCACAGTTACTAATTCTACCACGTGCATAATACTATGTCAACAGTCAGGGTCAGGTTTTTGAAGAAAATTTTGATATATCAGGTTTATGAGTCTTTAGTCCCAAAGGACTTTTCATACCAAGTGTCGAAATGTAAGAAAAAAATGGAAAAGTGCGGAGGTATGTGTTTGAATTTAGTTAAAACGATTTTTTTGGTTCTTAGCTGTGCCTTCTTTTTGCTGGCGGCACCCGGCAATATTGCTCAGGCGTCTGGCCAGGATCTACCTGTTTTACAACAAGGTGACACCAATGATGCCATTTATACGCTGCAGGCAGAATTAAAAAAGATAGGTTTCTATCAATACAATGTTGACGGTAATTTTGGTTCGCTTACGAAGCTGGCAGTTATGCAATTTCAACAGACTGTCGGTATTGAGGACGATGGTGTGGTTGGTTCGGAAACCTGGTTGGCGCTGCAAAATTATTTAGGGAATAATCATGCAGCAAGCCGCGGTCAGTTTGGCCGAAACACCGGACAGCAAATTGCTGGTTTGGCTCAGCAATTTTTAGGAGTTCCCTATGTATGGGCTGGTTCAGCCCCAACCGGATTTGATTGTTCCGGTTTTGTTTACTATATATACAGTCGTTACGGTATTTCCCTGCCGAGAATGGCGGACGAACAATATAATATTGGTCACCGTGTACCGCTAAACGCCATTCAGCCCGGTGACTTAGTTTTTTACAGCACCTATATTCCGGGTCCTTCTCATGTCGGTATATATGTGGGTAATGGTCAATTTATTCATGCTAGTTCCGGTGCCGGCGAGGTAACCTTAACAGCTATGTCTAAGCCCTATTATCAGGCAAGATTTTTAGGAGCTTTCCGTGTAGTAAATAAATGAGAGTGAAGAATAGCCGGATATCTCCGGTTATTTTTTTGTTTGCCCGGAGTGAAGGCGGGAATAATACTAATATATATTTCGCGTTAAACCATCTGGCAGTCGCAGGCGGATGGTGCATTGACAACGCTCCACCACTGACGCTTTTGCCAATACATTACCCGCCTGCAAAAATAGTTAGCACGTTATATATATAAGAAAAACATGTAAAATATTTTTTAGCAAAAAGTGTTATACGGGTTTAAATGTGCTAAAATATCTATGGTAAACTGAATTTTAGCCACAAATTGAGGTAGATATGCGGATTATAACCGGAATTGCAAAAGGGACCAGGCTCAAAGCACCAAAAGGTCTTGATGTGCGTCCCACTGCGGATCGAGTCAAAGAATCAGTATTTAATATTATTATTAACTTAGAATTGCCAACTGCTGAGGATGCGGTAGCTGGTGCCCATGTGCTGGATTTGTTTGCCGGCACAGGCAATCTGGGGTTAGAAGCTCTTAGCCGCGGGGCAGCGCATGCGCTGTTTATCGATCATAGTCAGCATAGTCTTGCGGCTATAAAAGACAATATTCATACGGCAAAATTGAGTGAAAAGACCGAAATCTGGCGGGGTGACTCGGTCAAGGCAATTGATAAGTTAAGTCAGCTGGGTCGGACATTCAGGCTTATATTTATAGATCCTCCTTATAACCAGGGACTTGTTTCTGCTGTGCTTCTCAAGCTTGATACAACCGGTGTTGCAGAAGCTGGGGGACTCATTGTTGTTGAACATTCCAAACATGAACCGATAACTACTCAATGGCAGTATCTCAAGTTAATTCGTACCGAGCGCTATGGAGAAACAGTCGTAACT
Proteins encoded in this window:
- a CDS encoding NlpC/P60 family protein, giving the protein MKKILIYQVYESLVPKDFSYQVSKCKKKMEKCGGMCLNLVKTIFLVLSCAFFLLAAPGNIAQASGQDLPVLQQGDTNDAIYTLQAELKKIGFYQYNVDGNFGSLTKLAVMQFQQTVGIEDDGVVGSETWLALQNYLGNNHAASRGQFGRNTGQQIAGLAQQFLGVPYVWAGSAPTGFDCSGFVYYIYSRYGISLPRMADEQYNIGHRVPLNAIQPGDLVFYSTYIPGPSHVGIYVGNGQFIHASSGAGEVTLTAMSKPYYQARFLGAFRVVNK
- the rsmD gene encoding 16S rRNA (guanine(966)-N(2))-methyltransferase RsmD; translation: MRIITGIAKGTRLKAPKGLDVRPTADRVKESVFNIIINLELPTAEDAVAGAHVLDLFAGTGNLGLEALSRGAAHALFIDHSQHSLAAIKDNIHTAKLSEKTEIWRGDSVKAIDKLSQLGRTFRLIFIDPPYNQGLVSAVLLKLDTTGVAEAGGLIVVEHSKHEPITTQWQYLKLIRTERYGETVVTFLMR